The Chamaesiphon minutus PCC 6605 DNA window GCGATCGTTAATGCGATGGCTATTCCACCATTATCGGTATTTATGAATTAGACGGGTAAGAAATAATCGATAACACAGCACCTTGAGGATCTTGAATCACTGCAAATCGTCCGACATCCGGAATGTCACTCGGAGGATACTTAATTTGCCCGCCCAAATCTTCTACCAACTTAGCCGAAGCATCGACATCATCCACCGTGACGTATACACCCCAATGTGGTGGTATTCCAGCCATATCGGGGGGCATTTCCATCAAACCACCCACACCTAGCTCCCCTACATTCAAGACACTGTACATCATTCCAGAGACTGGTCGATCGACAATCTCCCAGCCAAATAATTGGGAATAAAATTCTTTTGCCGTTGTCGTGTTGGTTGTCATTAGTTCGCACCAACTGAAAGCACCATGCTGTTGCATTAAATTCGTCATCAGATTTCAACTGCTCGTGGCAGCAATGCTACGTACATGCGTACTTTTGCAGTTTCTTTGTACTGTCGTCAAGCAGGTGGGTATACAAATTTACTAACAAAGGTGGGGAGCAATCTCTGTATGATGTTGAAATCGAGATGGGTACTACTGCGAACGCTATGTGAAGTTTTATGTGGCAGAATGGAATCGACTAGCTCGGTTGCCATCAATCAATCGCCCGATCGTCATTCTCGTACCTACTTCCAATCCAAAATACTTAAATGGCTTTTCGACAACCCATAAATTGAAATCGATTTCTCTGAGCATAGCAATCTAGCAGCAATTCCAAATTCAAAATATTTCACCGATTTTTCACCGATAATCTATCTTTGCTAGTGGGGTTGGGCGGGATGGGTTAGTATTGATTAGTACAAATCTGGACTAGCTAGCATAAACCCGCCCCTACGAGATATACGAATAGGTTTGAATTTGGAATTGCTGGCAATCTAGGTACCGATAAGATACTAAGGTGGTAATTCATAAATTACCACTACCTCAATTAAAGCATAATTTAATTACACTTTTGCACCTGCTTTTTGTAATGCTATAACTATTTTTTGCCACTTACCTTTCCTAGCAATACTCAAAGGTGTATCGCCTATCTTATTTTTAACATTGACTTTAGCACCATTTTTAATTAATAGCCGCACAACTTTTACATATTCATCTTGGTAATGGTCTGCTACACCCCAAGACGCATACATTAAAGCCGTACTACCCTTACTAGCTTTAGCATTAACATTCGCACCTTTTTTAATTAATAACTCAGTCATTTCTAAGCCACCCCGATAAGTCACTCTTGCAGCAGTCATTAAGGGTGTTACACCTTCCTCGCCAGCCAGATTGACATTTGCTCCGCGCTCCAGCATAACTTTAACACTATCGATCGCACCTGCATTAATTGCTGCATGAAAATAACGATTGGGGCTACCACCCGAATTGAGAAATTGCTTTAGTTTCTCGATTCGATTCGAGACAACATCTTCAAATATCGGATCTTCTATTTCTTTACCTTGCTCGCTAGTAGATTGAGTTAAATATAGGTTATTTGGAGTTGCTAGACGCTCGTTGCTTTCGATCGCAATATGTGCCCCTGTCAAAATTGCGGCGAAAGTTGGATGACTTATTAAGACTAAATGTGCGGTAATAACTAGGCAGATTTTAAATACTGTGGACTCAGACATATTTAGAAAATATCGGGATTATCGTTTTGGCAAGCTGTGTTCGAGATTGATACTTTAAAAGTATTAATAATATCCTTAATATATATTGGACAAGCATAAACACTTTGTCTATAGTAGTGATACAACTCCACAGCAACCATTACCGCAGCCTACGCGCAACATCATGGTAAATCTATGGTCTACTACCGAACATGCCCTCGGCTATCTAGCCAAAGCAGATAGTATTGCCCATCGAACCGAGGGTGAAGCTGTCTTACTGGACTATATCCCAAAAACTGCCCAACGAATTCTCGATTTGGGTACTGGCGACGGGAGACTGATGGCATTACTAAAAATCGATCGACCCCAGGCGACAGGAATTGCGTTAGACTTTTCACCAGTGATGCTGGAAAAGGCTAGAGCGAGATTTCAAGATGATAAATCGATCGAAATCATCAGTCATAATTTAGACGATCGATTACCAGATCTTGGCAAGTTTGATGCGATCGTTTCGAGTTTTGCCATCCATCATGTCACCCACGATCGTAAGCGTTCGCTATACGAGGAAATATTTAATTTATTAACCCCCGGCGGCGTATTTACCAATCTCGAACACGTTGCCTCACCCAATCAAAATATTCATATTCAGTTCCTAACTAAGATTGGTTATACACCCGAAAATGAAGATCCATCGAATAAATTACTCGATGTCGAAACTCAATTAGGGTATCTAAGGGAGATTGGATTTAACGATGTAGATTGTTATTGGAAATGGTTAGAGCTGGCTCTATTAATTGGAATCAAACCAAATTAATTAATAGTCGATCGCGATCGAGTAATCTAGGTAGTTATCGATAACCTCAGCGGTTGGAAACCGCTGCTCATGATGCAAAGTCCGCCTGCGCGGACTAGTTAATTAGTCCGCGCAGGCGGACTTTGCAACACTAGCCCCGAATTTATTCGGAGGCGTTTAATTAAAGGCTAATATAATGCCGATCGCACCGCCACTTACATATCTCAATGGTTTGTTGTTATTTGCGACTGCTTTTATTGCAGGCGGATTGAATGCCGTAGCTGGTGGAGGAAGTTTCATTAGCTTTCCGACGCTAATTTTTACTGGCATATCGCCGATCGCGGCTAACGCTACCAATAATACTGCCCTCTGGGTGGCTGGTTTGGCAAGTGCGGGCGCGTACCGCCGCGATTTGGATGTCGATCGACGAACTATGCTGATTTTAAGTATCGTTAGTCTAGCAGGTGGATTGTTTGGATCGATCGCCTTACTATATACATCTGCCGATGTTTTTAAAAAGCTAATTCCCTATTTACTATTACTGGCAACTATTGTATTTATCTTCGGTGAATCCTTCAAAAAATGGTTGCAATCGTTCGATGTGACAAATTCATCTCAGCCACCGCGACTAATTTATTTAGTTACCGCACAACTAATAATTTCAATCTATGGCGGCTTCTTTGGCGCGGGAATTGGAATTTTAATGTTGGCAACTTTAACTTTTTTCAATATTAAAAATATTCATGCGATGAATGCGTTAAAGTCATTTTTAGCAACCTGTATCAATGGCATCGCGATCGTGCCTTTTCTGTTCGCAGGTATTATCGCTTGGAAGCAAACAATTATAATGGCGATCGGCGGTGCTCTCGGTGGCTACTTTATCGCCAACTTTGCCCGACAGATTCCATCAATAATTGTCAGGCGATTTGTATCGATCGTTGCTATAGCTATGACTACCTACTTTTTCATTCGCAGTTAGTTTAAATATGCTTAGGAAATAAAACTTATGATTAACAATCGATCGCGAGTTTACGAGCTATCACAAGCAGCTTATCAGCAAGGAGATTATACTGGTTGGTTTGAAAAACTTTACGCCGAAGCTGCTGGGAATGCCGATGCAATTCCGTGGGCAGATCGAGAACTAAATTATTGGTTGTCCGACTGGATTCTCTCTTGGAGAGGCTCCGCCAACGAACAATCTAAGTTAGTCTTGCAAGATCGACGGGTATTAGTTGTCGGTTGTGGGTTAGGTGATGATGCCGAATATCTAGCTCAATTCGGTGCTAAAGTAACCGCATTCGACTTATCTCAAACCGCGATCGATTGGTGTCATCAAAGATTCCCAGACTCGCAGGTAAATTATCAAGTTGTCGATTTATTTACCGCTCCAGCCGATTGGAAATTAAGTTTCGATCTCGTCATTGAAATTTATACAATCCAAGCATTACCTGCAAATATTCGCCCACAGGCGATCGATTGTATTGGTAATTTCGTCGCCCCCAACGGTAAACTATTAGTCGTCTGTCGCGGTCGAAACTCTGAAGATGCTTGCGATAATTTACCATTCCCTCTCACTCAAGATGAACTGAATAGATTTACAACCAGCGGATTGACTCAAGTATCTTTTGAAGATTTTATCGATAATTTAGAATCAGGTTCGCCCCGCCGATTTCGGACTGTCTATCAACGATTGGATAATACGTGAAGTGGGTGCAAGTGTATTTATTATTGTTGCTATATGATTGGATATGTATGTAAAAAGAATATGGGTTGAAACTGAAGACGGAATTGAAGAAGATATCACTTATCCTAGCTGGGAGAAAATTATCTTATATCTAAAAATGATGAATGGTTGTAGTAAACACATGATGTTTCTATATCCAGACGTGAATGAAATCGAAGATTCTGAGTTTATGAGTGTATGTGGTGGTGAGAACAACACTTTTATTTGTACGCTCCACAATGATGGCACTGATAGTAATAAATTGGTTAATGCAGATGAATCATCGAAAGAAACAGTAATGTTTTATTCTGGACAGACTTCTGGAAAGTCCAAAGATCGGATCGTAGATTTTGAGATGGTATTAAAGGCAATTAAAACTTATGTAGAAACAGGACAATTAGACAGGACATTAACATGGCGTAATTACAGTCAAGATAATTGAGATTAAACTATCCACTATCCACTATCCACTATCCCCTAATTAAAACCATGAGCAAAAACACCTTATTCGATAAAGTCTGGGACGCACATACTGTCGCCACCTTACCATCGGGACAAACCCAACTATTCATCGGTTTACACCTAATCCACGAAGTCACCAGTCCCCAAGCCTTTGCCATGATGCGCGATCGCGGATTGAAAGTACCCTATCCCGAACGTACCGTCGCCACCGTCGATCATATCGTACCCACCGAAGACCAATCGCGCCCCCTCGCCGATAGCCTTGCCGAAGAGATGATGCAACACCTGGAAAATAACACCAAAGAGCATGGCATTCACTTCTATAACGTCGGTTCTGGTAGCCAAGGCATCGTCCATGTAATTGCCCCAGAGCAAGGGCTAACCCAGCCAGGAATGACGATCGCTTGTGGAGATAGTCATACTTCTACCCACGGTGCATTTGGCGCGATCGCGTTCGGCATTGGTACCTCTCAGGTACGGGACGTTCTAGCCTCCCAAACCTTGGCTTTAGGTAAATTAAAAGTCCGCAAAATCGAAGTCAATGGCACCCTCCAACCAGGGGTATATGCCAAAGACGTCATCCTCCATATCATCCGCAAACTCGGCGTCCAAGGCGGCGTTGGCTATGCTTATGAGTTTGCAGGCACTACCTTTGAAAACATGGATATGGAAGCTCGAATGACCGTCTGTAACATGGCGATCGAAGGTGGCGCGCGCTGTGGGTATATC harbors:
- a CDS encoding sulfite exporter TauE/SafE family protein produces the protein MPIAPPLTYLNGLLLFATAFIAGGLNAVAGGGSFISFPTLIFTGISPIAANATNNTALWVAGLASAGAYRRDLDVDRRTMLILSIVSLAGGLFGSIALLYTSADVFKKLIPYLLLLATIVFIFGESFKKWLQSFDVTNSSQPPRLIYLVTAQLIISIYGGFFGAGIGILMLATLTFFNIKNIHAMNALKSFLATCINGIAIVPFLFAGIIAWKQTIIMAIGGALGGYFIANFARQIPSIIVRRFVSIVAIAMTTYFFIRS
- a CDS encoding class I SAM-dependent methyltransferase, with translation MVNLWSTTEHALGYLAKADSIAHRTEGEAVLLDYIPKTAQRILDLGTGDGRLMALLKIDRPQATGIALDFSPVMLEKARARFQDDKSIEIISHNLDDRLPDLGKFDAIVSSFAIHHVTHDRKRSLYEEIFNLLTPGGVFTNLEHVASPNQNIHIQFLTKIGYTPENEDPSNKLLDVETQLGYLREIGFNDVDCYWKWLELALLIGIKPN
- a CDS encoding ankyrin repeat domain-containing protein yields the protein MSESTVFKICLVITAHLVLISHPTFAAILTGAHIAIESNERLATPNNLYLTQSTSEQGKEIEDPIFEDVVSNRIEKLKQFLNSGGSPNRYFHAAINAGAIDSVKVMLERGANVNLAGEEGVTPLMTAARVTYRGGLEMTELLIKKGANVNAKASKGSTALMYASWGVADHYQDEYVKVVRLLIKNGAKVNVKNKIGDTPLSIARKGKWQKIVIALQKAGAKV
- a CDS encoding class I SAM-dependent methyltransferase, whose translation is MINNRSRVYELSQAAYQQGDYTGWFEKLYAEAAGNADAIPWADRELNYWLSDWILSWRGSANEQSKLVLQDRRVLVVGCGLGDDAEYLAQFGAKVTAFDLSQTAIDWCHQRFPDSQVNYQVVDLFTAPADWKLSFDLVIEIYTIQALPANIRPQAIDCIGNFVAPNGKLLVVCRGRNSEDACDNLPFPLTQDELNRFTTSGLTQVSFEDFIDNLESGSPRRFRTVYQRLDNT
- a CDS encoding VOC family protein translates to MTNLMQQHGAFSWCELMTTNTTTAKEFYSQLFGWEIVDRPVSGMMYSVLNVGELGVGGLMEMPPDMAGIPPHWGVYVTVDDVDASAKLVEDLGGQIKYPPSDIPDVGRFAVIQDPQGAVLSIISYPSNS
- the leuC gene encoding 3-isopropylmalate dehydratase large subunit; the encoded protein is MSKNTLFDKVWDAHTVATLPSGQTQLFIGLHLIHEVTSPQAFAMMRDRGLKVPYPERTVATVDHIVPTEDQSRPLADSLAEEMMQHLENNTKEHGIHFYNVGSGSQGIVHVIAPEQGLTQPGMTIACGDSHTSTHGAFGAIAFGIGTSQVRDVLASQTLALGKLKVRKIEVNGTLQPGVYAKDVILHIIRKLGVQGGVGYAYEFAGTTFENMDMEARMTVCNMAIEGGARCGYINPDRVTYDYLKDRDFAPKGADWDKAIAWWESLRSDKDAEYDDVVVFDAAEIAPTVTWGITPAQGIGVDEPIPTVAQMPVDERAIAEEAYQYMDLAPGAPIIGTKVDVCFVGSCTNGRITDLREAAKFAAGKQVATGVKAFIVPGSERVKKQAEAEGLDVVFKNAGFEWREAGCSMCLAMNPDKLVGRQLSASSSNRNFKGRQGSSSGRTLLMSPVMVIAAAVTGKVTDVRELMN
- a CDS encoding Imm1 family immunity protein; this translates as MYVKRIWVETEDGIEEDITYPSWEKIILYLKMMNGCSKHMMFLYPDVNEIEDSEFMSVCGGENNTFICTLHNDGTDSNKLVNADESSKETVMFYSGQTSGKSKDRIVDFEMVLKAIKTYVETGQLDRTLTWRNYSQDN